A single region of the Euzebyales bacterium genome encodes:
- a CDS encoding fumarylacetoacetate hydrolase family protein produces MSDLPKRLAEAVRTRTAIAPEAGALTLEEAYDLQDELIDLLGLPVKAAKLGLTSLAKQRQMHVDEPAYGWLLQGTQVDVGTALSCGALIQPRAEPEIAFRIARDLAGRAVTATQVLAATDAVLPAIDVLDSRYAGYEFTLPAVVADNISSARYALGAPAPVAGLDLRVLGCVFERNGELVDTAAGAAVLDHPAAAVAWFVRSLHGRGRGLAAGTVVLAGALTAAVPVGPGDVVRATFDRIGAVELRCGA; encoded by the coding sequence ATGAGCGACCTGCCGAAGCGGCTGGCAGAGGCGGTCCGCACGCGCACGGCCATCGCGCCCGAGGCCGGCGCCCTGACCCTCGAGGAGGCCTACGACCTGCAGGACGAGCTGATCGATCTGCTGGGCCTGCCCGTAAAGGCGGCGAAGCTCGGCCTCACCAGCCTCGCCAAGCAGCGGCAGATGCACGTCGACGAGCCCGCGTACGGCTGGCTCCTGCAGGGGACGCAGGTCGACGTCGGCACGGCACTGTCGTGCGGTGCGCTGATCCAGCCCCGCGCCGAGCCGGAGATCGCGTTCAGGATCGCGCGTGACCTGGCTGGGCGGGCAGTGACGGCGACGCAGGTCCTGGCGGCAACCGATGCCGTGCTGCCGGCGATCGACGTCCTGGACAGCCGGTACGCCGGCTATGAGTTCACGCTGCCGGCGGTCGTCGCCGACAACATCTCGTCGGCGCGCTATGCCCTCGGTGCGCCGGCTCCGGTTGCCGGACTGGACCTGCGGGTGCTCGGCTGCGTCTTCGAGCGCAACGGTGAGCTCGTCGACACCGCGGCGGGTGCGGCGGTCCTGGATCACCCGGCCGCTGCCGTGGCGTGGTTCGTGCGGTCGCTGCACGGGCGCGGCCGGGGCCTGGCCGCCGGGACGGTGGTGCTGGCCGGCGCCTTGACGGCGGCGGTCCCGGTGGGGCCGGGCGACGTGGTGCGCGCGACGTTCGACAGGATCGGCGCGGTCGAGCTGCGTTGCGGGGCGTGA
- a CDS encoding LLM class flavin-dependent oxidoreductase produces MRAAPPGHHEGMDPPRAPLFGLFPSPEADDHAATVRLVTLADELGLDLVGIQDHPYQRRFLDTFVLMADLLARTERIRVFPDVANLPLRGAAMIAKAAASMDVMSGGRFELGLGAGGFWDAIAAMGGPRREPGEAVDALVEAITVIRRLWSGDRGLRVDGRHYRLAGVHSGPTPAHDVGIWLGATGPRMLAVTGRLADGWIPSSPYVPPDELLDRHRILDEAAHDAGREPSDILRLYNINGRITDGPTEKWLVGNKDHWVEQLRELHDDHRIDAFIFWPEGDDHEAQLRAYAEIAAELR; encoded by the coding sequence GTGCGGGCCGCGCCGCCGGGGCATCACGAGGGCATGGACCCACCTCGCGCACCCCTGTTCGGGCTGTTCCCGTCGCCGGAGGCCGACGATCACGCCGCGACGGTCCGACTCGTCACGCTCGCCGACGAGCTGGGACTCGACCTCGTCGGCATCCAGGACCACCCGTACCAGCGAAGGTTCCTCGACACGTTCGTCCTGATGGCGGACCTGCTGGCACGGACCGAGCGCATCCGCGTCTTCCCCGACGTCGCGAACCTGCCCCTCCGCGGAGCTGCGATGATCGCCAAGGCGGCGGCGTCGATGGACGTGATGTCAGGCGGCCGCTTCGAGCTCGGGCTCGGGGCAGGGGGGTTCTGGGACGCGATCGCCGCCATGGGCGGACCCCGCCGCGAGCCGGGCGAGGCGGTCGATGCCCTGGTGGAAGCGATCACGGTGATCCGTCGCCTGTGGAGCGGCGACCGCGGCCTACGGGTCGACGGCCGGCACTACCGGCTCGCCGGCGTCCACAGCGGACCGACGCCCGCGCACGACGTCGGCATCTGGCTCGGTGCCACCGGTCCGCGCATGCTGGCTGTGACCGGCCGGCTGGCGGACGGGTGGATCCCGTCGTCCCCGTACGTTCCACCCGACGAGCTGCTCGACCGGCACAGGATCCTCGACGAGGCGGCACACGACGCCGGGCGCGAGCCGTCGGACATCCTGCGGCTGTACAACATCAATGGGCGCATCACCGACGGGCCGACCGAGAAGTGGCTCGTCGGGAACAAGGACCACTGGGTCGAGCAGCTGCGGGAGCTCCACGACGACCACCGCATCGACGCGTTCATCTTCTGGCCCGAGGGCGACGACCACGAGGCGCAGCTCCGCGCGTATGCCGAGATCGCCGCCGAGCTCCGCTGA
- the dmpG gene encoding 4-hydroxy-2-oxovalerate aldolase, whose product MTGGDTAPGSAPRFRLTDSTLRDGSHAVSHQFTTEQVRTVVAALDAAGVPVIEVTHGDGMGGSSFNYGFSHTPETDLLKVAVETATRARIAVLFVPGIGVKDDLREAADLGVSVARVATHCTEADIAEQHVALTKDLGMEAVGFLMMAHMIEPAALAEQARLMASYGADCVYVVDSAGAMTIDDARRRVAALKAAVDIDVGIHAHNNLSLAVANSLAALDEGADQIDGCTTGLGAGAGNCPTEVLVATCAKSGIETGVDPFAMMDAAQDAVRPIRPDQGVIDRDGLLLGYAGVYGSFLLHARKASQRYGVATRDILLELGRRGMVGGQEDMIIDVALQLARGEET is encoded by the coding sequence ATGACGGGCGGCGACACGGCGCCAGGCTCCGCGCCGCGCTTCCGACTGACCGACTCCACCCTGCGCGACGGCTCGCACGCTGTCAGCCACCAGTTCACGACCGAACAGGTCAGGACCGTCGTCGCCGCGCTTGACGCCGCCGGTGTGCCGGTGATCGAGGTCACCCACGGCGACGGGATGGGCGGGTCGTCGTTCAACTACGGCTTCAGCCACACCCCCGAGACCGATCTGCTGAAGGTGGCGGTCGAGACCGCGACGCGCGCCCGCATCGCCGTGCTGTTCGTACCTGGCATCGGCGTCAAGGACGACCTGCGCGAGGCCGCCGACCTCGGAGTCTCGGTGGCGCGCGTCGCCACCCACTGCACCGAGGCCGACATCGCCGAGCAGCACGTCGCGCTGACGAAGGACCTGGGGATGGAGGCTGTCGGCTTCCTGATGATGGCGCACATGATCGAGCCCGCAGCCCTCGCCGAGCAGGCGCGGCTGATGGCGTCGTACGGCGCCGACTGCGTCTACGTGGTCGACTCGGCCGGGGCCATGACGATTGACGACGCCAGGCGGCGGGTCGCCGCGCTCAAGGCCGCGGTCGACATCGACGTCGGTATCCACGCGCACAACAACCTGTCGCTGGCCGTGGCCAACTCGCTGGCCGCGCTCGACGAGGGCGCCGATCAGATCGACGGCTGCACGACCGGGCTCGGCGCCGGTGCGGGCAACTGCCCCACCGAGGTGCTCGTGGCGACCTGCGCAAAGTCCGGCATCGAGACCGGCGTCGACCCGTTCGCCATGATGGACGCGGCGCAGGACGCCGTGCGGCCGATCCGCCCCGACCAGGGCGTGATCGACCGCGACGGCCTGTTGCTGGGCTACGCCGGCGTGTACGGCTCGTTCCTGCTGCACGCCAGGAAGGCCTCCCAGCGCTACGGCGTCGCGACCAGGGACATCCTGCTGGAGCTGGGCCGTCGCGGGATGGTCGGTGGACAGGAGGACATGATCATCGACGTGGCCCTCCAGCTCGCGCGCGGAGAGGAGACATGA
- a CDS encoding IclR family transcriptional regulator produces MNEPELLSSVRNGARVLKAFTSRQRSFGVSELARKLDLSKSTAHRLLVTLAAEHLVEQDAETGRYKLGLAVYDLIAATSAGFDLTEAVLPPMTLLRTRSGATVHVAVLDGREVVYVERLDSPHSLRMFLDVGRRNWAHSTATGKVLLAHLSEPDLSRVLRGWELVARTPQTITDPDLLRKELLTVRDLGYAQNLEESEVGAISVAAPIRDASATVVAAMSVVGPTSRMRPEMHRVTHAVMEAAAVASRRLGHRSRGSQQ; encoded by the coding sequence ATGAACGAGCCCGAGCTGCTGTCGTCGGTCCGCAACGGCGCGCGGGTGCTCAAGGCGTTCACGTCCCGCCAGCGCTCGTTCGGCGTGTCGGAGCTGGCCCGCAAGCTCGACCTGTCGAAGTCCACGGCCCACCGGCTGCTCGTGACGCTCGCGGCGGAGCACCTCGTGGAGCAGGACGCCGAGACCGGGCGCTACAAGCTCGGGCTCGCCGTCTACGACCTGATCGCCGCGACGTCGGCGGGCTTCGACCTGACCGAGGCGGTGCTCCCGCCGATGACCCTGCTGCGCACGCGCTCCGGAGCGACGGTCCACGTCGCCGTGCTGGACGGACGTGAGGTCGTCTACGTCGAACGCCTCGACAGCCCGCACTCACTGCGCATGTTCCTCGACGTGGGGCGCCGGAACTGGGCGCACAGCACCGCGACCGGCAAGGTGCTGCTCGCGCACCTGTCCGAGCCCGACCTGTCGAGGGTGTTGCGGGGGTGGGAGCTGGTCGCGCGCACCCCGCAGACGATCACCGACCCTGACCTGCTCCGCAAGGAGCTGCTGACGGTCCGTGACCTGGGATACGCCCAGAACCTCGAGGAGTCCGAGGTCGGTGCCATCAGCGTGGCCGCGCCAATCCGCGACGCCAGCGCGACGGTGGTCGCGGCCATGAGTGTGGTCGGCCCGACCAGCCGCATGCGCCCGGAGATGCACAGGGTCACCCACGCGGTGATGGAGGCCGCCGCCGTCGCGTCGCGTCGGCTCGGCCACCGATCGAGAGGATCGCAGCAGTGA
- a CDS encoding acetaldehyde dehydrogenase (acetylating) has protein sequence MRCAIVGSGNIGTDLMYKLLRSQHLDVTAVVGIDPDSEGLAKARAAGLDATDEGPDWLLDRADRFDVVFEATSAWVHRRNGPRYEEAGLRAVDLTPARLGPLVVPPVNGGAHIDAANVNLITCGGQATAPIVHAVASVAQVPYAEIVSAVASRSAGTGTRQNIDEFTHTTSDSLVTVAGAAHGKAIMILNPAEPPVLMRNTVFCALGEGYDEDAVAASILAMADRVASYVPGYRLKAEPVFETDVFGTPGGVVPARVVVLLEVEGAGDHFPPYAGNLDIMTASAVRVGETLATAAMTARAASSGSGRHTS, from the coding sequence ATGCGCTGTGCGATCGTCGGGTCGGGGAACATCGGCACGGATCTGATGTACAAGCTGCTGCGGTCGCAGCACCTCGACGTCACCGCCGTGGTCGGGATCGACCCCGACTCCGAAGGCCTGGCCAAGGCCCGTGCCGCGGGCCTCGACGCCACCGACGAGGGACCGGACTGGCTGCTGGACCGCGCCGACCGGTTCGACGTGGTCTTCGAGGCCACGTCCGCCTGGGTCCATCGCCGGAACGGCCCACGCTACGAGGAGGCGGGGCTGCGGGCGGTCGACCTCACGCCGGCCAGGCTGGGTCCGCTGGTCGTGCCACCGGTCAACGGCGGAGCCCACATCGACGCGGCCAACGTCAACCTCATCACCTGCGGCGGTCAGGCGACCGCGCCGATCGTCCACGCCGTGGCGTCGGTGGCGCAGGTGCCCTACGCGGAGATCGTCTCGGCGGTCGCGTCGCGTTCCGCCGGCACCGGCACCCGTCAGAACATCGACGAGTTCACCCACACCACGTCGGACTCGCTGGTCACCGTCGCCGGCGCCGCCCACGGCAAGGCCATCATGATCCTCAACCCCGCCGAGCCGCCGGTCCTGATGCGCAACACCGTGTTCTGTGCGCTGGGCGAGGGCTACGACGAGGATGCGGTGGCCGCGTCGATCCTGGCGATGGCCGACCGGGTGGCGTCGTACGTGCCCGGGTACAGGCTCAAGGCCGAGCCCGTGTTCGAGACCGACGTGTTCGGCACGCCGGGCGGTGTCGTCCCCGCCCGGGTCGTGGTGCTGCTCGAGGTCGAGGGGGCGGGCGACCACTTCCCGCCCTACGCTGGCAACCTCGACATCATGACCGCGTCGGCGGTGCGGGTCGGCGAGACGTTGGCCACCGCGGCGATGACGGCACGTGCCGCAAGTAGCGGCAGCGGTAGGCACACATCATGA
- a CDS encoding tautomerase family protein, with translation MPLVSINIMEGRPPERIEKMIVAVSEAIADSLEAPIASVRIMVNEMHEHQYGVGGKPWRVVREERARAATRDAG, from the coding sequence ATGCCGTTGGTGTCGATCAACATCATGGAGGGACGTCCGCCCGAGAGGATCGAGAAGATGATCGTCGCGGTGTCCGAGGCGATCGCCGACTCGCTCGAGGCGCCGATCGCCAGCGTCCGGATCATGGTCAACGAGATGCACGAGCACCAGTACGGCGTGGGCGGCAAGCCGTGGCGTGTGGTCCGGGAGGAACGGGCGCGGGCCGCCACGCGGGACGCCGGGTGA
- a CDS encoding endonuclease/exonuclease/phosphatase family protein, with amino-acid sequence MTPDDHSHVLVTDSPARRAGDPPDPDPTPSRARRWVLWELIALLALLAFALVTRWIDATTPRMLPAIQAFEALLVPASAGLVLLALWAGHRVVALAAGGLAIVQLATLVPWVAGDRAVAPAHDALVVMAGNLQYGRGDPATVVSAVRRRDVDVLALSEVTPDARDALGAAGITADLPHVVDQAREGPGGGMILSRHPVATDAVPPVPTMTFATPAAVVDAPGGKALVVAAHPVPPWPGDTERWHSELAALASWRQTSDPTSASSSPGTSTRRRPTPCCGASLTPGCATPTVSSGAARSPHGRAAGGSACRWSRCCTSITSCRVASASPLREAWRSPAATTTVWASLAPGRAMSGADPVAAGSARKHRPP; translated from the coding sequence ATGACACCGGATGACCACTCGCACGTGCTCGTCACCGATTCCCCGGCCCGTCGGGCCGGCGACCCACCCGACCCGGATCCGACACCGAGTCGGGCCCGCAGGTGGGTGCTGTGGGAGCTGATCGCGCTCCTCGCGTTGCTCGCGTTCGCACTCGTCACTCGCTGGATCGACGCGACGACCCCGCGGATGCTGCCCGCGATCCAGGCCTTCGAAGCGTTGCTGGTCCCCGCGTCCGCGGGCCTGGTGCTGCTGGCGCTGTGGGCCGGGCACCGGGTGGTCGCCCTGGCCGCCGGCGGCCTCGCGATCGTGCAGCTCGCGACGCTCGTGCCGTGGGTCGCGGGTGACCGCGCCGTCGCGCCCGCCCACGACGCGCTGGTCGTCATGGCAGGCAACCTGCAGTACGGTCGCGGCGATCCCGCCACGGTCGTCTCCGCGGTGCGGCGACGGGACGTCGACGTGCTCGCGCTGAGCGAGGTCACGCCTGACGCACGTGATGCGCTGGGCGCGGCCGGCATCACCGCCGACCTACCCCATGTCGTCGACCAGGCACGCGAGGGCCCGGGCGGTGGCATGATCCTGAGCCGCCACCCGGTCGCGACCGACGCGGTGCCACCGGTCCCCACCATGACGTTCGCCACGCCGGCGGCTGTGGTCGACGCACCTGGCGGCAAAGCACTGGTGGTCGCGGCACACCCGGTACCGCCCTGGCCGGGTGACACCGAGCGGTGGCACAGCGAGCTGGCCGCGTTGGCGTCTTGGCGGCAGACGTCGGACCCGACGTCCGCCTCGTCGTCGCCGGGGACCTCAACGCGACGGAGGCCCACCCCGTGCTGCGGCGCTTCGCTGACGCCGGGCTGCGCGACGCCCACCGTCAGCTCGGGCGCGGCCCGGTCGCCACATGGCCGCGCAGCGGGCGGTTCGGCGTGCCGCTGGTCCCGCTGCTGCACCTCGATCACCTCTTGTCGCGTGGCTTCGGCGTCGCCGCTGCGGGAAGCGTGGCGATCCCCGGCAGCGACCACGACCGTCTGGGCGTCGCTGGCGCCCGGCCGCGCGATGAGTGGCGCCGACCCGGTGGCGGCGGGGAGTGCCCGAAAGCATCGTCCGCCGTGA
- a CDS encoding endonuclease/exonuclease/phosphatase family protein: protein MAAVLGAVHGGLLVPWVTRRRPTVVRDGGDPLAVLSCNLQYGRGDPAALVDRARARDVDLLLVEVTVEMRAALLDAGIADLLPHMVGSPEPGSGTAMIFSRHPVHDPDVAPLPPISYGSELATVKTPSGDVVVAAVHPVVPVPGPARAWHGELAGLAAWAASVPRDVPVVLAGDFNATLDHPVLRRLGDAGMVDAHREVGRGRHAKWPRIPGLSLLSPWFHLDHVQARGFDVLDADTLVIPGSDHLAVWAALAPAS from the coding sequence GTGGCGGCGGTGCTGGGAGCGGTGCACGGCGGGCTGCTCGTCCCGTGGGTCACGCGGCGGCGTCCGACCGTCGTTCGCGATGGTGGTGACCCGCTGGCCGTGCTCTCGTGCAACCTGCAGTACGGGCGCGGCGATCCCGCGGCGCTCGTCGACCGCGCCCGCGCGCGGGACGTCGACCTGCTGCTCGTCGAGGTGACGGTCGAGATGCGCGCTGCGCTGCTCGACGCGGGCATCGCCGATCTGCTGCCCCACATGGTGGGCTCGCCCGAGCCCGGTTCGGGCACCGCCATGATCTTCAGCCGCCATCCGGTGCACGACCCCGACGTCGCGCCGCTGCCGCCGATCAGCTACGGCTCGGAGCTCGCGACCGTCAAGACGCCGTCCGGCGACGTCGTCGTCGCGGCGGTCCACCCGGTCGTGCCGGTCCCCGGTCCGGCCCGCGCGTGGCACGGTGAGCTGGCCGGCCTCGCGGCGTGGGCGGCGTCGGTGCCACGGGACGTGCCGGTCGTGCTCGCGGGGGACTTCAACGCGACGCTGGACCACCCGGTTCTGCGGCGGCTGGGCGACGCGGGCATGGTCGACGCCCACCGGGAGGTCGGCCGCGGCAGGCATGCGAAGTGGCCACGCATCCCCGGGCTGTCGCTGCTGTCGCCGTGGTTCCACCTCGACCACGTGCAGGCCCGCGGCTTCGACGTCCTCGACGCGGACACCCTCGTGATCCCGGGCAGCGACCACCTGGCGGTGTGGGCCGCCCTGGCGCCTGCGAGCTGA
- a CDS encoding fumarylacetoacetate hydrolase family protein encodes MTATASVDVADLARELHAARTARRPVATLTSRWPALDEGDAYAVQARGIALREADGEVLVGGKLGFTSEAMRRAMGVEHPNHGWLTDAMWVDGGVADLARYIHPKVEPEIAFLLADELAAPVSAADVRWATAAVMACLEIVDSRYVGFRFGPLDNIADNSSAGGVVLGDPVAPDTVDLRLAGVVVSVGGVVTSTAAGAAAHGDPAAAVAWMVNTCGRTLPAGAVVISGGLTAPVDLRPGIVVTAEFDRIGPVTVRAT; translated from the coding sequence GTGACCGCGACCGCATCCGTGGACGTGGCGGACCTGGCCCGCGAGCTGCACGCCGCCCGCACCGCCCGCCGCCCGGTCGCGACGCTCACGTCACGCTGGCCGGCGCTCGACGAGGGTGACGCCTATGCCGTGCAGGCCCGTGGCATTGCCCTGCGCGAGGCGGACGGCGAAGTGCTGGTCGGCGGCAAGCTGGGGTTCACGAGCGAGGCGATGCGGCGGGCGATGGGCGTGGAGCACCCCAACCACGGTTGGCTCACCGACGCGATGTGGGTCGACGGCGGCGTCGCCGACCTGGCGCGGTACATCCACCCCAAGGTCGAGCCGGAGATCGCGTTCCTGCTGGCGGATGAGCTCGCGGCGCCGGTGTCGGCCGCCGATGTGCGTTGGGCGACCGCTGCGGTCATGGCTTGCCTGGAGATCGTGGATTCGCGCTACGTCGGCTTCCGGTTCGGGCCGCTGGACAACATCGCAGACAACAGCTCCGCTGGCGGCGTGGTGCTCGGTGATCCGGTTGCACCCGACACCGTCGATCTGAGACTGGCCGGCGTGGTCGTCTCAGTCGGCGGTGTCGTGACGTCCACCGCCGCGGGCGCCGCCGCCCACGGTGATCCCGCGGCCGCCGTGGCATGGATGGTCAACACCTGCGGGCGGACGCTGCCGGCCGGTGCCGTGGTCATCTCGGGCGGGCTCACGGCACCGGTCGATCTGCGGCCGGGCATCGTGGTGACGGCGGAGTTCGACAGGATCGGACCGGTGACGGTCCGCGCGACGTGA
- a CDS encoding SDR family oxidoreductase: MSDRAVVVGATGTVGSALVRRLVERGLIVVAVARSADALTALAAGSSRVVPCVADIADNAAVARIGDAIDGPVRLAVFAAGLPVRGSVATIDPDLLAVGANVKIGGVVRLFRAVRDHLTAGSRFAAFAGTLGLEPGASEAGPGVVNAGLFNVMKQLALTCGASGVTVHTLAPGPMDTPRLRRIAATVAAERGVPFDEVWGEYSARTSLGRLPTVDEVVWAVELLLAPQADILHGTVLHLDAGGLRGIG; encoded by the coding sequence GTGAGCGATCGCGCGGTCGTGGTGGGTGCCACCGGAACGGTGGGCTCGGCGCTCGTGCGCCGGCTCGTCGAACGCGGCCTGATCGTGGTCGCCGTCGCCAGATCCGCCGATGCGCTGACCGCGCTGGCGGCGGGCAGCAGCCGGGTCGTGCCGTGCGTCGCCGACATCGCCGACAACGCCGCGGTCGCGCGCATCGGCGACGCGATCGACGGGCCGGTGAGACTGGCCGTGTTCGCCGCCGGCCTGCCGGTCCGCGGGTCGGTGGCGACGATCGATCCCGACCTGCTCGCCGTCGGCGCGAACGTCAAGATCGGCGGGGTCGTCCGGCTCTTCCGGGCGGTGCGCGACCACCTCACCGCGGGGTCGCGCTTCGCGGCGTTCGCGGGCACGCTCGGCCTGGAGCCCGGCGCGAGCGAGGCTGGACCGGGGGTCGTCAACGCCGGGCTGTTCAACGTCATGAAGCAGCTCGCGCTGACGTGTGGCGCCAGTGGCGTCACGGTGCACACCCTCGCACCGGGACCGATGGACACACCCCGTCTGCGGCGGATCGCCGCGACCGTCGCCGCGGAGCGCGGCGTGCCGTTCGACGAGGTCTGGGGCGAGTACAGCGCGCGGACGTCGCTGGGCCGCCTGCCCACCGTCGACGAGGTCGTGTGGGCCGTCGAGCTCCTGCTCGCACCGCAGGCCGACATCCTGCACGGGACCGTGCTGCACCTCGATGCCGGCGGGCTGCGCGGCATCGGCTGA
- a CDS encoding fumarylacetoacetate hydrolase family protein, with the protein MTIHEDLAEALHVALRDRAPIDPIAPAHPDLGVDDAYHIQQGLARRIVDGDGGGTVGYKLGLTSKPMQEMLGVDVPDYAPVLSSMVYSDGHAVELEHYIQPRVEAEIALVLDRPVRGPGVTAMHAWRAIAGAVAAIEMVDSRIRDWKIGLVDTIADLASSGATILGSRVVSLEGWDPRLVGMVITRNGAVEGSGAGAAALGDPVGAVAWLANTLAAHDVTLEAGWFIMTGSLHRAFPVAPGDVIRADFDRLGPVTARFV; encoded by the coding sequence GTGACCATCCACGAGGACCTGGCCGAGGCGCTGCACGTCGCGCTGCGTGACCGCGCGCCCATCGATCCGATCGCCCCGGCCCATCCCGACCTGGGGGTCGACGACGCGTATCACATCCAGCAGGGGCTCGCCAGGCGCATCGTCGACGGCGACGGCGGAGGCACCGTCGGCTACAAGCTGGGCCTCACGTCGAAGCCCATGCAGGAGATGCTCGGCGTCGACGTGCCCGACTACGCCCCCGTGCTGTCGTCGATGGTGTACTCCGACGGCCACGCGGTGGAGCTCGAGCACTACATCCAGCCCCGGGTCGAGGCGGAGATCGCGCTGGTCCTGGACCGTCCCGTCCGGGGCCCGGGTGTGACGGCGATGCACGCGTGGCGTGCGATCGCGGGCGCCGTCGCGGCGATCGAGATGGTCGACAGCCGCATCCGCGACTGGAAGATCGGGCTCGTCGACACGATCGCCGACCTCGCCAGCTCGGGCGCGACGATCCTGGGGTCGCGCGTCGTGTCGCTGGAGGGCTGGGACCCCCGTCTGGTCGGGATGGTGATCACGCGCAACGGCGCGGTCGAGGGCAGTGGCGCCGGCGCGGCCGCGCTCGGCGACCCGGTCGGGGCGGTCGCGTGGCTGGCCAACACGTTGGCGGCCCACGACGTCACGCTCGAAGCGGGTTGGTTCATCATGACCGGCTCGCTGCACCGGGCGTTCCCGGTCGCGCCCGGCGACGTGATCCGCGCGGACTTCGACCGCCTCGGCCCGGTCACGGCGCGGTTCGTGTGA
- a CDS encoding Rieske 2Fe-2S domain-containing protein gives MTVRPDVRVSAGRVEDVPIDRCVAVADGRAVVVRVGDDVVAFPNRCLHQASALAGGRVLSGRLICPMHFWRYHLPDGEHVGGQGRLVSYDVEVVDGEVFVDVPAPAPPRSMREIMLAHARDWTRDADRPRDGGAS, from the coding sequence ATGACGGTGCGGCCCGACGTGCGTGTCAGTGCGGGTCGCGTCGAGGACGTCCCGATCGACCGCTGCGTCGCGGTCGCCGACGGTCGCGCCGTCGTCGTCCGCGTTGGTGACGACGTCGTCGCCTTCCCCAACCGCTGCCTCCACCAGGCGTCGGCGCTCGCCGGCGGCCGCGTGCTGTCGGGGCGCCTGATCTGCCCCATGCACTTCTGGCGCTACCACCTGCCGGACGGCGAGCACGTCGGTGGTCAGGGCCGGTTGGTGTCCTACGACGTCGAGGTGGTCGACGGTGAGGTCTTCGTCGACGTGCCCGCGCCCGCGCCTCCGAGGTCGATGCGCGAGATCATGCTGGCGCACGCCCGTGACTGGACCCGCGACGCGGACCGGCCGCGGGACGGCGGCGCATCGTGA
- a CDS encoding heme-binding protein, with translation MRPTIDQEVISMDGAGRVIDAGVREAGALGAAVVITVVDLGGDQVAMARMDGSPLLSRGVAADKAWTAVAFGQSTRWWAGLLVEEPELAALGRNNRLLPLGGGVPVVVDGSVVGRVGVSGATAEQDHRIAAAAAAAVTASSLTAARMRATILGYFAACNDGDAAGIAAHCAADAVHYFPPDMYDGPFVGGATIGRRWAEAVATIGSVWTVDTVLCDPTSATAVAEWTHVKTFQQTVLRGDEWYHFDPDSGLLAEIRAYYASPQDRTRARLELGGFDYAARGSAMEPPFGRSQG, from the coding sequence GTGAGACCTACGATCGACCAGGAGGTCATCAGCATGGACGGCGCCGGGCGGGTCATCGACGCCGGCGTTCGCGAGGCGGGCGCGCTCGGCGCGGCGGTCGTCATCACGGTGGTGGACCTGGGAGGCGACCAGGTCGCGATGGCGCGGATGGACGGCTCGCCGCTGCTGTCGCGCGGCGTCGCCGCCGACAAGGCGTGGACCGCGGTCGCCTTCGGGCAGTCGACCCGGTGGTGGGCGGGGCTGCTCGTCGAAGAGCCCGAGCTGGCCGCGCTGGGGAGGAACAACCGGCTGCTCCCGCTCGGTGGTGGCGTGCCCGTGGTCGTCGACGGCTCGGTGGTCGGCCGGGTCGGCGTCAGCGGCGCGACGGCCGAGCAGGACCACCGCATCGCCGCGGCCGCGGCGGCGGCCGTCACGGCATCGTCCCTGACAGCCGCGAGGATGCGCGCGACGATCCTGGGCTACTTCGCCGCCTGCAACGACGGCGACGCCGCCGGCATCGCGGCGCACTGCGCCGCCGACGCCGTCCACTACTTCCCGCCGGACATGTACGACGGTCCGTTCGTCGGCGGCGCGACCATCGGACGCAGGTGGGCCGAGGCGGTCGCCACGATCGGGTCGGTGTGGACCGTCGACACCGTGCTGTGCGATCCCACCTCGGCCACCGCGGTCGCCGAGTGGACGCACGTCAAGACGTTCCAGCAGACCGTGCTCCGTGGCGACGAGTGGTACCACTTCGATCCGGACAGCGGCCTGCTCGCCGAGATCCGCGCCTACTATGCGTCGCCGCAGGACCGCACGCGCGCACGCCTGGAACTGGGCGGCTTCGACTACGCGGCCCGCGGCTCCGCGATGGAGCCGCCGTTCGGACGGAGCCAGGGATGA